The following proteins are co-located in the Streptomyces sp. NBC_00435 genome:
- a CDS encoding SPW_0924 family protein, with protein MRAIVAAASGLVLAALLVFAITATGTPEGKTSPKPLLTTAPAAPGK; from the coding sequence ATGCGCGCAATCGTCGCCGCCGCCAGCGGTCTCGTCCTCGCGGCGCTCCTCGTCTTCGCCATCACGGCGACGGGGACGCCGGAAGGCAAGACCTCACCCAAGCCCCTGCTCACCACCGCGCCCGCCGCGCCCGGAAAGT